In one Rutidosis leptorrhynchoides isolate AG116_Rl617_1_P2 chromosome 8, CSIRO_AGI_Rlap_v1, whole genome shotgun sequence genomic region, the following are encoded:
- the LOC139863681 gene encoding uncharacterized protein — MAASKECISAVLVSEREKAQVSIYFISRVLQGADMNYPELEKLTLALIHTARKLWRYFQVHQIVVLTNKPIRQVLSKPGKSGRMDKWAIDLGEHDIEFRVRHTIKGQVLADFIDEEDAKGSTQTITPKVENEEWKLYTDGASSSDGSGAGLMLINPEGKEFTYALRFEFVTTNNEAECVSLLAGLRMAKELKILHPRAFVDS, encoded by the coding sequence ATGGCCGCCTCGAAAGAGTGTATCAGCGCAGTCTTAGTCTCAGAACGAGAAAAAGCACAAGTATCGATATACTTCATTAGTCGAGTACTTCAAGGAGCAGATATGAATTATCCTGAGCTCGAGAAGCTCACCTTAGCACTTATCCACACAGCTAGGAAACTTTGGAGATACTTCCAAGTACACCAAATAGTGGTACTCACCAACAAACCCATTAGACAAGTACTTTCGAAGCCTGGAAAGTCAGGAAGAATGGACAAGTGGGCCATCGATCTAGGTGAACATGATATTGAATTCAGGGTAAGACACACGATCAAAGGGCAAGTCTTGGCAGATTTCATCGACGAAGAAGATGCAAAAGGCTCCACTCAAACTATCACTCCGAAAGTTGAAAATGAAGAATGGAAGTTGTATACTGATGGTGCGTCAAGCTCCGATGGATCAGGTGCCGGTCTAATGTTGATAAATCCCGAAGGAAAAGAATTTACTTATGCACTTCGTTTCGAGTTCGTAACAACCAATAACGAAGCTGAATGCGTATCACTACTTGCGGGGCTTAGAATGGCGAAGGAACTAAAGATTCTTCACCCTCGTGCTTTTGTTGACTCCTAG